TATTCCTAGATCTTTTCCTCAGCTCCACTTCAGTTACACTTAGCGATCGAATCCTCACATTTCAGTTCTCTAGATTAGCTCGCTCAAATTACACCACTGAAATTTATATTAGAGCaaaggattttaatgaatgacatcTGAAAAACAGGGATTTTTGAAAAGTAAAAGGACAATTTCTAAGAAAATATATCAATGTTCCCGTTCTACATAGAAACAGATAATAAGTGCATTTAAATTTAGTGATACCAAGGAAAAACATAGTTTAGGCTCTTTCTCAAGTTCGCACCATTTGTATCAATGTATTTAGAGCCAACTGAAAttagttatacatcttgattacacaacttttaacactgtatcacttcggaatatgtatgataagaactttgtgttaaatattaacgtaccttgttaacatgtttcgacctattttcagtaatcttcggaactggtcgttgttggtcttggcgcctcttgtttcctgtgttagtgcgttcgtagtgtacagtcaacacacaactcaatttcaaaatacatacactctttgactctacactacgaacgcaccaacacaggaaacaagaggcgccaagatcaacaacgaccagttccgaagattactgaaaataggtcgaaacatgttaacaaggtacgttaatatttaacacaaggaagttcttatcatacatattccgaagatgaaATTAGTTGTACAATCTATTCCACTCTACaaagatgttttttaaaataaaggtTAAGTAACTGTATTAGATGTAGTGAAACCGTTGAAAGCATACAGTtcgtacagtttatttttgcaaattaaataagttacaaagaataaagaaaagggaCTCTGTCAACTTCCCTTTACTATCATAACTAGTTTCAGAAAACTTACAAATCATTTTTATTGAACATGAGTTCcgtagtattttataatttacgaAATATCATGCAATACTCGCAgatcaatgttttaaaaaattacccaTCCATGGAGCACCACAGCGAACTCTGAGCAGCCGTTACAAAAACAATTAGatatatagttaaatataaattatttacataattgtgAGAAGAAAACAGCGTCcagaattttctttgaatattaggCTTATTTGGATTAAAAATCATTTAAAGTAAGTTGATAAATCTCTTtgtcatgttcttttttttttttttggaaatgtaaATTAAAGGGAACAATTAAAGAGCGATTAATAGTCATAAATGTAATTTTGGACtaacaatgttatatcaaaggcaACTGAAGCATGTATCCTTTCGAGAAacgctaataaaaataaattatttgcgtTTATATAATCTAAATGGTTACTGTACCAATATTTTAAGTATAACACTGGATGTTACTTAATGTTACCGATATTAAATTTACATCGTACACAAAATATtgagttttcttgcaatttatttcattatacgtctaaaatttactacataaataaaaaaaaaaaacatacgaaaTGGCTTTGGGCAGATGGTAGGTGcctgaaataatatacaataatcggCATTAACATAACAACAttagaacagttaaataaattattatcagctACACAATGTAGTTTCCTATTCGTatccattaggcctacatgagtgcatatgtactgtacatatgtgtgaaataattttgaaaagaccaatttaataaagacaaattctagaaaaattaaatctacagCTACAATTGTAATCGCACCTTAAATACAGGaagataaaatagttttataatattataaaattagtataatgtttgaatgttgttaaatcataatttcattttccagATAATATTAAATGCTTTGGCATATCATAGTGTTATAGAAGTTTCCCGTTTTCTGAATTACTGTTGTGAACACTGCATCTTGCTAACTGAGAATTAACTGCATTCTGCTATTGCCTTCTCGTGCCGTCGTAGTTCTGTAGCTAAAATTGCCCTCAATTCCACACAAGCTTCTAttcagtaaaatttgtaatttttatttaccttACTCTAAATTACTGTACTTCCTTGATAATTAATCTCTTAGTATTAtttctcgaaaaacttattgctaTATAATTCCTAATCAATAgggaaaactcggctaatttcgataCACGGATAATTTCctggtatttatttttaaatttaccatgAAATTAAACTAGAAATAAGTGTAACTTTGGTGACATATATGAGTGACAGAAGTTGTACTATAaaatagattttgttcactgcgctcttgcaATAACATGAGCGGTTCTTTTGGAAATTACTTCAAGAGATTTgtagctttgaatttgtgagtgaatacaacatccgatttcctttgttaaatgaagaatatttgctgCTTTTTGTGgtccaaataattttaaatgataagtattACCATTGTATACTTCTTCGTGAAAAATATATGcttatcaatgcactgattatgtaGCAGTATTATCTTGGGAtgttattttcttagcgtttttctcattccacaagaccatttttttttctttaaatttatttatggtataACAATACTGTCTGGTGGAAGAAATAAAAACTGCATGAAACGTACTTACAAATTACAGGTAATCAGGGTAAAACGTAGAAAGAGATACAACAAAAATGATATGAAAGGGCAATTTAATATGTTTGAACAAAGGAAAACTGCTGTatccaggaccaggaccaggaccaggacccgaccaggaccaggactcggatcaggaccaggaccaggaccaggacccggacccgccggaccaggaccaggaccaggaccagaacTAGGAcccggacccggaccaggaccaggacccggaccaggaccaggaccagaaccaggatccggacccggaccaggaccaggaccaggatccagaccaggacccggaccagaaccaggaccaggacccggaccaggaccagggccCGGACCGGGACCAGGACCAGggccaggacccggaccaggaccaggaccagggccAGAACCAGAACCAGGAtccggacccggaccaggaccgggaccaggaccaggaccaggactcggaccaggacccggaccaggacccggaccaggaccaggaccagaaccaggatccggacccggaccaggaccaggaccaggatccGGACCAGGAtccggaccaggacccggaccaggaccaggaccaggaccagaagcaggaccagaaccaggaccaggaccagaagcaggaccagaaccaggacccggaccaggaccaggacccagACCCGGAccgggaccaggaccaggaccaggacccggaccaggaccagggccaggaccaggaccaggatccggacccggaccaggaccaggaccgggaccaggaccaggacccggaccaggaccaggaccaggactcagaccaggaccaggacccggaccaggaccaggaccaggaccaggacccggacccggacaaggaccaggaccaggaccagagataatacataggctacttctttcaacaccattttttctctaatattcactaaaatcttaATTTCACTTTGTCTATACATTATCATATTGTGTCATTTACCCTATTTTTTtcattgaccttttctcctatttttcttttatattattttactgttacaAAGTTCAAATTTTAGCACCACTTTCTTGTTGTCACTTATTCAATTCTCTTAACACTTTTTCGCTATTATTATTCACTCTTGCTATTTGCGctcattttcagtttttcactACTCCACCTACACATAAGTTTTCTTTCTCATTATTCTCACttccaataaataggcctacttatattttttctctattcATTTGATTCTacacttcctctctctctctctctctcaaacttATCGATCTTTATACAGTTCCACTTTAGTTGCATTTCTTGATCACATCCCTACATTTCTTTTATCGCATCCTTTGcaattttaatatccaaatccTTAGTTATCGCAGATTTCTGGCCTTCCCCTACTCTTAATCTGAGCTTCATTTCTAtatctgtctttttttctatttgtttgtttttatgtattgcttgtttgtaacttctgtataaatttatttgtggtaaaaatgctgacatgtaacttcGTGATATCTAATAATTTACGTACATTAAATACACCCTTTATTTTAATctgaaccttatttttgcaccaaaaccttagtgtctgatctgatctgatctgatctgccctatattaattttaaatttctacaaTCCGGTAATGTATCATTACACAATCATTTTtgtcgatttaaaaataaattgtagtcTTTTCAATAACTGGATCTTTATGAGATATTTTTATTCCACTGCACGTTTCCTTTATTAAAGttgtaaacatttcaagttgTGGCAGCAAAGGTACTGGGCTGCATCTGTTCTAAGTTCTTCAAGTTGAAGTTGACTTTACTACAGTGATTACTGAGTGGACAAAAGTGCAGAGAGCTTTTACTGGACGTGTAACTGTGATAATCAGATATcgccaattcatattaatattacgcAGCTCATGAAGTAAGATtatgtaagtaacaaaaattacATCATATTAATTGAATGTTTTGATAAACTAAATTTGAAAATCGGAGGtgtgctcaggcgtgggttcgattaccacTTGAGTTGATTATCTGTTTACTATTTTCCAGAGGTTTATACTAACTATAAAACGATTGTCAGGTAATAAAATGACAAATCTCAGAATCaacttcgccaaatatcatctcgctgacaCTAATTAcattaaagtgaaataaattatatttcaaattcttaaaaaaatgtgtcgTTTATTTTCTGTAACAGTTTAATAGTAATAGctccttaaaaataattattataaggaatCTTCGGTTTATGAAGCGTCAGCTGAATATTTTGTTGCCCAGTCAATTTACCCCAAAATGATACACACGACACAATTTTTATCAAGAATAAATcaattctaatttgaaattaaaacatacaaTGGCCATCCACTTTGTGACACGACGATTTCGTCACGAAAAATAATCAGTgatatttcatgttattcttactcATCTACCACATTTTTCGACATTCAAAGAAGTTCCTTGCAGTGTAAGCACTATTTAAGTGATCACTTCATTTAAATTTCGGCTATTTTCATTTGTACAGACACCATTGTTTACTGCAACCCTAATGTAGAGCATAGCTACCAGGTGGCCCATCTGCGTCCTCTTTTGTTGAACGTGACTTCCTTTCGTACATAAAACGCTAAATAGCTGCCTAGTTCTGAGGCTTAGGGAACGGATTGACTCGACTGTCCTACTGGTTGAAATGTCAAGTACAACTAGTAACAGGATTATGAGCCCGGTCCATTTACTTTGTTCCTGTTTTGTTACTAATAAATGATAAAAACGAAGATCCTGGTGCGTTTACGAATGATGAGGACACTGACTTTGTTCTGCTCTACGGTGAAACAAAGCAAAATGCAACTGCAACTCGAAGGCTTTACCGGCAGTAGCTTGAAAgtgatgttaataaataataataataataataataataataataataataataataataataatgataataataacaataataataataatgatgattataataataaacataataataataacattaataataataataataataataataataataataataataattacaaactacAATTCTTTTTCGGTATATTTAGCCATGGATCTAAACCAGCAACAATCGCTATCACAttgatttaatgaaagcattgtcCCTGAAATTTAGAAAATCCTTTGTGCTCTCTTGTTGATAGGTTTTCTATAACCGTTTTCAAAACGGCGCAGATGGGACACCTGGTATAATTCTCTTCAAATATGTTGATCGATAGCGATCGTTATAGTGAAAGTGGTTGGTACCTAATGCGAATGCGTTACATTTACATCTACATTAGCTACAATACTTCAGTTGAAGTATGTACTATTTAAGTTTACAATATGTACTTGATGGTAAGCTGTTAATAAATTAAACTGACTCTTTTATAGTGTCTAGTTTCTTTGGATACGACTGTACGATCGATAAAGGAAAGAGTGTAATGCTTTTGTTTTCACATGGACGAGTAATAGTAAACTGCAGAGTTAACTTCAGATAATGGTTtacaattccgctctctaaattatttcatcGAGTATTCACTGAATAGTCACTGTCACTGcaattttgtaacaaaaaaatttgtttacctaaattttgaggaatgacttcaagaaatctcattacatgtTATACAAATGTATTAATCTTGTATTCGAGAACActtattttactgaagaaatatatggacGTAATAACGGAAATTGGAATAAGAAACAGAACTAAAATTGTACccaacagagacatacaattCACAGTGTATACaacttgaaatattaaacagttgatCATTTATCGACCTACACCATCGCAATGCAaactttaaactttgatattgcaacaccatAATAAAGGACATAATCgtaatttctaaaattacaataaattttactaTTGTCTGCAATAATCAATAATCTTTTATGCTACAAGAATGCAGAAATTTtagatacaaataataattattaatacatccgTCTACCATGATagatgaccatataggtccggaaaacaatgccagaaaaatacatatatggAATGGAGACAAATAAGGGATATATCAGTACAATAGGTGGTTATCATAGTAGCccacaatatgcaatttagaaagtttaaaaattaaatattatataaatg
This sequence is a window from Periplaneta americana isolate PAMFEO1 chromosome 2, P.americana_PAMFEO1_priV1, whole genome shotgun sequence. Protein-coding genes within it:
- the LOC138695371 gene encoding tetra-peptide repeat homeobox protein 1-like, coding for MVEASSSDQQRAFNNWNAEWEKRVRQGDPQNLKNLEAGLHYFQFDSREDLPGYMEDKPGTIPQTTPATMTEPIPTHMLDPVPHSVPPPVPPPVPPHVPSPVPSPVPAPSLQNPPEEEDDRRTKSCCWRCLRTRTRTRTRPGPGLGSGPGPGPGPGPAGPGPGPGPELGPGPGPGPGPGPGPGPEPGSGPGPGPGPGSRPGPGPEPGPGPGPGPGPGPGPGPGPGPGPGPGPGPEPEPGSGPGPGPGPGPGPGLGPGPGPGPGPGPGPEPGSGPGPGPGPGSGPGSGPGPGPGPGPGPEAGPEPGPGPEAGPEPGPGPGPGPRPGPGPGPGPGPGPGPGPGPGPGSGPGPGPGPGPGPGPGPGPGPGLRPGPGPGPGPGPGPGPGPGQGPGPGPEIIHRLLLSTPFFL